The Arcobacter roscoffensis genome segment TTAGGTATTGCAGTTGATGTACTTATGAGTGGTAGAAAATTAGGTGATTTTGAACAAGATGGTAAAAAGAAAATCGATTTAGTATTAAAAGCTAGCGATGAGTATATTCAAACACCACAAGATATTATGAGTTCGCAAATTGCTTTACCAAATGGTGCTTTAGTTCCTGTATCTTCACTTGCTTCTTATGAGTCAACTACAGGTATTTCAGAAATTAGACACTTAGATGGTAAAAGAACAATTACTCTTCAAGTTACGCCACCTGCTGGTATGACTATTGATGAGGCTATGAGAAGTATTGGTGGTATGCTAGAGGGAATGAAAGCAAAAGGTGCTATATCATCAGATGTTGATATTAATTTATCAGGAACAGCTGATAAATTAACTGAAACAATTGGATTGTTACTTGGTAACTTTTTATTAGCACTAGTTATTGTATACTTACTTATGTCAGCACTATTTGGTAACTTTGTTTATCCAATAGTTATTATGTTTACAGTACCTTTAGCTACAGCTGGTGGGTTTATTGGGCTTGCATTAACAAATAAGTTTATAGCACCACAGCCTTTAGATATCTTAACTATGCTAGGGTTTATTATCTTAGTTGGTATTGTTGTAAACAATGCAATTTTGATTGTTCACCAAAGTTTAAACTATATCAAAAATCATGGTATGGAGCATAAAAAAGCAGTTATTGAAGCAACAAGAACAAGAGTTAGACCAATTTATATGAGTTCATTAACTTCTATTTTTGGTATGTTACCACTAGTATTAGTTCCAGGTCCTGGTTCTGAGTTTTATAGAGGTTTAGGTTCTGTAATTACGGGTGGTTTAGCATTTTCAACAATCTTTACGATTTTTGTAACACCTGCATTATTAATGTTCTTTATAAAATTAGAACAAGCAGTTTCAAATAAAAATAAACCAGTTGATGTAAGTAAAGCATAAAAGGATAAGTGTATGAAAAATATTAAAAATAAACTATTAAAACTATCTTTAGTGGCATCTATTTTTGTAAGTGGAGCAAGTTCTTTAGATTTAAAGCAAGCAGTAGATTTAGCACTTAAAAATAATCATGAGCTTAAAGCACAAGCTTATGATTATAAACAAAGTGTTCAAAATATAGAGCTTTCAAACGCAAACTATTTGCCAAAACTTGATTTAGCTTATGGATATAATAAAAGAGATGAAATAGTAGGAAATCAGTCTAAAGAAGATGCCTCTTTTAGTGCAGCACTTTCTTATAATCTATTTAATGGATTAAAAGATATTTCAAATAAGCAAGCTTCACAATATCTATCAAAATCATCAGATTACTCTTTAACAGCTTTAAAACATGATATTGTTTTAGAGACTAAAAAAGCATACATAAACTATCTTGATAAGTTAAATGTGTTAAAAACTTATGAGAGTGAGTATAAGCTTTTTGATAATCAATTTAAAGATGCAAAAAATAGATATGAGCAAGGTTTATTAGCAAGAAATGATTTTTTGCAAGTTCAGGTAAATATGTCAGGGGCTAAACAAAATGTAGTAAAAGCAAAATCTGATGTAAAAATTGCAAAACTTCAATTATCAAATATTTTAGGTGGATATGACTTATCAAATGAATCTATTGAAAACTTTGAAGCTAAAAGTATTGTTTCATCTACATATAAGCAAGAGCTTTTAGAAAAAAGAAGTGAAGTTGAAGCTTTAAAAATGAGTCTTGAAGCACTTAAAAAACAAAGAAAAGCACAAAAAGGTTCATACCTTCCAAAACTTGATGCTAAAATCGCTCATAATAGATTTTATGAGGATTTAGGATTTAACGAAATAGATGGAAATGACAATCAAAATGTAGCAACACTTAGTGCATCTTGGAACTTATATGATGGAGGTTCTACACAAACACAAGTAGCTATTTACAATACTCAAATATCTAAGCTAAAAACACAAATTCAAAAAACACAGCTTGATATAAATTTACAGTATGAAAATGCAAAATCAACTTTAGAGGTTGCAAGTGATAACTATGAAACAGCTTCA includes the following:
- a CDS encoding TolC family protein; the protein is MKNIKNKLLKLSLVASIFVSGASSLDLKQAVDLALKNNHELKAQAYDYKQSVQNIELSNANYLPKLDLAYGYNKRDEIVGNQSKEDASFSAALSYNLFNGLKDISNKQASQYLSKSSDYSLTALKHDIVLETKKAYINYLDKLNVLKTYESEYKLFDNQFKDAKNRYEQGLLARNDFLQVQVNMSGAKQNVVKAKSDVKIAKLQLSNILGGYDLSNESIENFEAKSIVSSTYKQELLEKRSEVEALKMSLEALKKQRKAQKGSYLPKLDAKIAHNRFYEDLGFNEIDGNDNQNVATLSASWNLYDGGSTQTQVAIYNTQISKLKTQIQKTQLDINLQYENAKSTLEVASDNYETASLALKQAKENYEIVNNRFKEGVSTSTDLTDANFLLTSAKQKYNRAYFDKYLSIATLDRIFEIK